The Dokdonia sp. 4H-3-7-5 genomic interval ATGTAAGCTCCTACAAGAACCAACCCTTTAATTCTCCCTATCTGTAGTTTTGTAGGTATAAAAGCAAGTGGTAATAAGATTGCTGCAAAGCCTATCATCCAGTAAATATTAGTGCCCAAAATAGCATCATCTACCACATTAATGTCCTTAATAAGTGATGTTATCCCTAATACTGAGGCAATATTAAAAATATTAGAACCTATTAAGTTTCCTAAGGAAATAGCTTTTTCTTTCTTTAAAGCCGCAATAACAGATGCCGCAAGTTCTGGAACACTAGTTCCTATTGCGATAACAGTTACAGAAATAGCATACTCACTTATACCAACGGCTGTTGCAAGCTCCTTTGCTCCAGAAACTAACCACTCAGAACCAAAGTACAATGCTGCTCCACCTATGAGAAGCCAGAGGATTATTTTAAAATAAGATGCTTGACCTAATCCCTCATCTACACCATCACTTTCTTCTAGCGCTGCACTTTTTCTAGCTCTGCGCAATAAGAAATATAAATAAACACCAAGTGCTGCAAGTAGTCCTCCACCTTCGGTAGCGGTGAGTTTTCCATCATTTGAGAGTAAGAAAAACAAGGCTACAGAAAAGAACATCATCACCGGCCAGTTAAAACGGTAAAAATCACGATCTATCGCAAGTGCAGAAATTACTGCAGTGATACCTAAAACGAGACCTATGTTTGCAATATTAGACCCTATGACATTACCTAATGCAATATCAGAACTACCGTCTAAAGCAGCTTGAACACTCACTAACAACTCTGGAGCAGAGGTTGCAAATGACACAACTGTGAGACCTATTACCATTTTAGAAAGGTTGAGTTTAAATGACAATCCTACAGATGCCCTTACTAAAAACTCCCCTCCTACTACTAGCAATACCAAACCCACTAGGATATAAAAAATGCTCATAAATTCTACTTTTAGGGCGAAGATAAGAATTAACACTCATGTGTAATGGGAATAAATAAGTACTGATGGTCGTAATGAGTAGTGCGCTTTCGCGAAAGCGTTATTAATAAATGAACCCATATATCTTAAAAAGACATCGTTACATAAATCCTCACAAGATGTCGTTATAATATGTTGTTCATTTATGAGAAAATGGTACATTTAAGATATCATATGGAATTAACGACAGAATTTATAGAGGCAGAGAATAAGGAGCTGACGAGACAGTATAAAAAACTGTTGCGCATAAGCTATCAAACCTTATCAGAGGATGATAAAAAAATGATTCGTAAAGCATTTGATGTTGCTGTTGATGCTCACAAATCACAACGCCGAAAGTCTGGTGAGGCATACATTTTTCATCCAGTTGCAGTGGCACAAATTGTTGCAAGCGAGATAGGCCTTGATGCCACATCTATAGCCAGCGCATTATTACATGATGTAGTAGAAGATACTGAGTATACCCTATCTGACCTTGAACAAATGTTTGGCGAGACTGTCGCTCGTATTGTAAATGGACTAACTAAAATATCTAGTTTAAAAAAGGACAGAGATGTGTCTTTACAAGCAGAGAATTTTAGAAAAATGCTACTTACTATTAATGACGACCCTAGAGTTATTATTATTAAAATAGCAGACCGCCTTCACAATATGCAGACCATGGATTCCATGCGTCCAGATAAGCAATCAAAAATTGCAAGTGAGACTTTGTACATCTATGCACCACTCGCTCATAGAATGGGACTTTACAATATAAAAACTGAGCTTGAAGACTTAAGTCTAAAATATACAGAACCAGAAGTTTACAAAGACCTTTCTAGCAAAATTACAGAGAGTAAAGCACAACAAGATGATTACATTAAGGACTTTAAAAAAGTTATAGAAGACTCTCTAGATGAAGAGGGACTTAATTATGAGATAAAAGGGCGGCCAAAATCAATATATAGTATAAGGCGTAAAATTCTTGCCCAGGGTGTCACTTTTGAAGAGGTGTATGACAAGTTTGCAATACGCATCATCTATAAGAGTGATAAGGCAAATGAAAAATTCTTAGCCTGGAAAATATATTCTATCGTTACAGATCACTTTAGACCTAACCCTACTCGTTTGCGAGACTGGATTTCTTCTCCTAAAACGACGGGTTATGAAGCATTGCACATTACCGTAATGGGCCTTAAAGGACGATGGGTAGAAGTACAAATTCGTTCTGAACGAATGAATGAAATAGCAGAGAAAGGATATGCAGCTCACTTTAAGTATAAACAAGGGAACGATGGAGATTCTACACTAGACGACTGGATTAATAAACTTCAAGAAGCGCTAGAAAATCCTGATCAAAATGCAGTGGACTTTGTTGAAAACTTCAAACTCAATCTATACAACAAGGAAATCTTTGTATTTACACCTCAAGGTGAGCTTAAATCTCTACCTAAAGGCGCAACTCCGCTTGATTTTGCCTTTAGTGTACACACAGAAGTAGGGCTTCACACTCGCGGATCAAGAGTAAATGGAAGGTTGGTGCCGTTAAGTCATGAACTCAAAAGTGGTGACCAAGTAGAAATCATCACATCAGAATCTGCTCACCCTACAAATAACTGGCTTGATTATGCTACCACAGCAAGGGCGCGTGCTAAAATAAAATCATCCCTCAAAGATGAAAAGAAAGAACTTGCAGATGATGGTAAAGCTATCTTACATCGTAAACTTAAATCTCAAAAAATACCTCTTAACGAGAAAACTATTAATGAATTAGTTTCTTACTTCAAGCTAAACACTAGTCTAGATTTGTTTTATCGTATAGGTAATGGAACAATAGATAATAAAATGATTAAAGAGTTTGCTGCGCAGCGTAGCAACGCTTTAATGTCATTTATAAAAAGTAAAATACGTAAGCCTAACAGTCCTCCAGATGTAAATAAAGATGAAATTACTAACAATTATGACTCATTAGTTTTTGGACCAGAAGATCAAAAACTTGATTACTCATTTGCAAAGTGTTGTAGTCCTATTCCTGGTGATCCAGTTTTTGGATTTACAACAATAAAAGATGGCATTAAAGTCCATAAAAATAATTGCCCTAATGCAATATCTATGCGAAGCAACTATGCCTATAGAATTATAAAAGCAAAGTGGGTAGACTCGTCAGACACTGGTTATCAAACAGACATTATACTTACAGGTATTGATAATTTAGGACTTGTAAATACCGTAACCGCAGAGATTTCAAAACACCAGCATGTAGAAATAAAGGGTATAAATTTCACTACGCAAGGAGGTGTTTTTAAAGGAAAAATAACGGTACTAGTGAGAAACAATGAATTGTTGAAAACCCTGATAGAAAATCTTAAAAAAATAGACGGTATCGACCAAGTGACTCGAGTATAAATCCGTAAATTCGTCCTTTACTAAAAACGATGCCACTAAAAGCTACCATAAATAAGGATCAAGACGTTGTAAAAGGCGTTTTTACTGCCTATCTAGAAGAAAAAGGCCACCGCAAAACACCTGAACGTTTTGCCATCTTGCAGGAGATATATAGCAATGAAGAGCACTTTGATATAGAAGCTCTCTACATTAGCATGAAAAATAAAAACTACAGGGTGAGCCGTGCGACACTATACAACACCATAGAGCTCTTACTAGAATGTGGGCTCGTGCGCAAACACCAGTTTGGCAATAATCAAGCTCAGTATGAAAAGTCATACTTTGATAAACAACATGATCACGTTATACTTACAGATACAGGAGAAGTTATAGAATTTTGCGATCCTCGTATACAGTCTATAAAGAAAACCATTGAAGAGGTTTTTGATATCACAATAGACAAGCATTCACTCTATTTTTACGGAAAGAAAAACACGACTAATTAACATAACAATGGCTGTAGACTTACTACTGGGCCTCCAATGGGGCGACGAAGGAAAAGGAAAAATTGTAGACGTTCTTACGAAGGACTACGATATTATTGCACGTTTTCAAGGAGGACCTAATGCAGGTCATACTCTTGAATTTGACGGTATAAAGCACGTATTACATACGATTCCTTCTGGAATTTTTCATGACAATGCTATGAATGTCATAGGTAATGGCGTTGTGATAGATCCTGTGATTTTTAAGAAAGAACTTCAAAATCTTGATAAGTTTGAAGGACTAGATTATAAAGCAAAAATGGTGATCTCACGTAAAGCACACCTTATACTTCCTACACACCGCTTACTAGATGCAGCTTCTGAAGCTTCAAAAGGAAAGGCAAAAATAGGTTCTACTCTTAAAGGAATAGGTCCTACTTATATGGATAAAACAGGCCGTAACGGTATACGTGTAGGAGACCTAGAACTTGCAGACTGGAAAGAGCGCTATGCTACATTGAGAGATAAGCATATCTCAATGATTGATTTTTATGATGCAAAGATTGATTACGATCTAGACGAACTAGAAACAGAATTCTTTGCTGCTATAAAAACACTTAAGACGCTCAAGTTTATAGACTCAGAAGAGTATTTATACCAAGCACAAAAATCTGGAAAGTCTATACTTGCAGAGGGTGCTCAAGGGTCACTACTTGATATTGACTTTGGTACTTATCCTTATGTGACTTCTTCAAACACGACAGCAGCAGGAGCTTGTACAGGTCTTGGTGTTGCTCCTAATCAAATAGGCGAAGTATTTGGAATCTTCAAAGCATATACAACTCGTGTAGGTTCTGGACCATTCCCTACAGAGCTTTTTGACGAAGATGGTGAGACTATGGGACGCGTAGGTAATGAATTTGGCGCTACTACTGGCCGTGCACGTCGTTGTGGATGGTTAGATCTTGTAGCTCTTAAATATGCCGTACGTGTAAACGGAGTCACTCAACTTATGATGATGAAAGGTGATGTACTTTCTGGTTTTAAAACCTTGAAAGTATGTACTGCATATAAATATAAAGGAGAGACTATCGAGCACCTTCCTTATAATATTGAGCCAGAAAACGTTGAAGTAGTTTATAAAGAAATGGCTGGATGGTCTGAAGATCTAACAGGTATGACTACTGCAGATCAACTTCCTAAGGCCCTTAATGACTATATAGATTATCTTGAGAAAGAACTTGAAACTCCTATTAAGATTGTATCTGTAGGACCAGATCGTACACAAACGATACTTAGATAAGCGTATTGAAATTTAAATTATAAGAAAGCCTTCAGATATCAATCTGGAGGCTTTTTATATACACTTATTTTAAGCAAACGGCGTTAAAAGAATACCCAACGTAGAGACAAGGCAGTATTAACTGCTTTTTGATAAACTGTTATCGATTTCGGGAGGCAATTTGATTATTTTTGACACTGATGAAAAATTACTTTTACATTTTACTTACTGGGATGTTTTTATGTTCTGCTTTCGCGAAAGCACAACAAAACCAACCTAAAGAAATCCTCATAGAATCTGACATTGAACGCATCAATGAAGAAGAATTTCCTGGCGCAATTATTTTTCAGAAATCAAATAAGCAAGTATACATACAACACGAAGGCGCCGAAATGTGGTGCGATCTTGCGTTCTATTACAAAGATGAGAACTTTGTAAAAGCATACAGAAACGTACGCTTAAAACAAGGTGACTCTATATCGATGCGCGGTAGATATATAGAATATAATGGTGATACGAAGTTTGCTTATGCCGCAGGTGATGTCTTCTTAAAAAAAGATACTACGACAGTGACTACAGACACCATGTACTTTAACCGCATAAGCCAGCAAGCATATTATCGCACGGGAGGAGTTGTCACTTCACCCAATAGCAAAATAACGAGTCGCGTAGGTCGCTACTATATCGAGCAGGATAAAATTTCTTTCATCAATGATGTTGTAGTTACAAATACAGAGTATGTAATTAATAGTGAGCAACTAGATTTTTACAGCGTCCCAGAACATGCTTACTTATATGGACCTACTACAATCACGAGCTCGACATCTAAGGTATACTGCGAACGTGGTTTTTATGACACCGCAAATGACTATGGTTATTTTGTAAAAAACTCGAGAATAGATTACGACAATAGGCAGGTATATGGAGATAGCCTCTATTTTGACCGTGCTAGAAATTTTGCAAGTGCCACAAACAACATCAAAGTACTTGATACCCTAAATAGAAGTCTTATAAAAGGACACTATGCAGAGGTGTACAGAGCAAAGGATTCCGTTTTAATCACACAACGAGCCGTTGCTATCACAGTAGAAGACAATGACTCTGTTTATGTGCATGGAGATAGACTCCTACTTACAGGAAAGCCAGAGAACCGAATTATCCGAGCTTTTAAGAACGTAAAACTTTATAAGAGTAACATGAGTGGAAAGAGCGACTCCCTACACAGTAACCAGCGCACAGGACTCACCCAAATGATAGGAAAGCCTATATTATGGAGTGAGAAGAGCCAAATCACTGGAGATAGCATTCACCTTCTCAATAATCTAGAAACTGAAAAAGTAGACTCGCTTAAGGTTTTTGATAATGCGTTTATCGCTCAGAAAGACACAATCTCTGGATTTAACCAAGTCAAAGGACAAAAACTGTATGGCTTTTTTGATGATGAGAATCAGCTCAAGCAAGTAGACATTATAAACAACGCAGAGACCATAATGTATATGCGTGAAGAAAACGGTGACCTCACCGGTATAGATAGAGGAACCTCTGCTCGTATAGAAATTACATTTTTTGAAAATACGATAGACGAGATTAATAAACTTAAAAGTCCTGGAGGAACCATTTTTCCTGAGTCACAATTTAAGAATGAACCACAAACCTTTGAAGGATTTAACTGGAGAGGTGATGAAGAGCTACTAAGTAAGGAAGATATTTTTAGAGGAGAATCGCCTTTTGTACTTACTAAAATTCAAGGTATTCCTCTTCCTGAAATAGATGAAGGTTTCTTTTCAACTAGTGATGACTCTACAATTAAACCTCTATCTACAAGCTCAGACATTAAAGAAGGTACTCTAGAAAATAGAGAAGAAAATAAGCCAAAATACGGCCAAGAAAATCTAGATGAAAAGAGTAAAATTGAAAAAGACGCACTAATTGAGCGCAACCAAAATACCTCTACACAACGGGCGCAGAGTCCAACCCTAAAAACCACACCAAGATTATTAAAACCCGTTAAAAAAGACGGCAATTAACATGCAATTTTTGAAGTGAAATCCTCTGAGGGAAAATCAAATAGAATATGATATTCTTACAAAAAGAGCTAAATATCAGGTTTTTATACATCTAAAAGAACCAATATAGTACAGAATATTGCGTTTTGACCCAATTTATAAGTCAGTTGGCGAAAAAATTTTTATACGCCTTTTTACCCTCCTATCTTTATAGTCCCAAATCATTAGACTATGAGAAAATTTTTACTTTTACTCGTATTTATAGCAATAACTAACCTAACAGCACAGAACTCTCAGATGTTCTTTTCTGAGGCACTAGATGCTCACCTTCCTTCATATTTATTACAAGCAGAAGAAGCTATTAGGAATCTTGAACAAGACAAAGTCAAAGTGCTTTTTGATGATCTTGTAGAGGATAAACTTGTGGGATCCTTAATGAATAATTTTAAGGTTAAAACAACCTCAAAGAAAAGTAAATCATTAGCAGATTATAACAAACCTGTAATGCTACTCACCTACTCTAGCTGGAGAATAAGTAGCAAAGGAGAACAAGCAGCTCTTAACGAGCTAGCAAATCATTATGGTGATGACGTAGCGATTGTCCTTTTATTTTGGGGAGATGTTAAGCAAGTAAAAAAATTAAGTAAAGACTACGATCGCAATATAGATATACTTTATGTTGATGATTCTGATAATAATTACTCTTTAGTTATCAAGAATCTCAAACACTCTTTAGGACTTCCTCTTGCTTATACCATTACTTCTGATAAGGAAATTATAGATATAAAAAGACGTCTATCTAACAAGCTGTCTCAAGATGAGGCATTATCTACTACAAATAATTTTAAACTATACAAAGGGATGCTCACAGAGCTACTGTATAATCAGCAACTGTTAAGTGATGACCCTATAGTTATCAATTAATAGTTATTTACCCCACAGCATTTTAATAGAAAGGACGAGAAGCACCGCTCCAAAGATTCTTTTAAGCGTTTTTTGATCAAGATTTACAGCTAGTTTTGATCCTAGAAACCCGCCTACCACAAAAAACACAGCGATAACCGCAGCATATTTCCAGTTTACATAGCCTTCGTTATAGTAATTATAAGCAGCAAGAAATGTTACTGGAACTGCAAGCACAGCAAGACTTGTACCTTGAGCTTCATGTTGATTAAAGTGCAGTAACATAATCATAAGAGGTATCATAATAACACCTCCACCTACTCCCATAATACCACTCAAGACTCCGGCAATAAGACCTATGGCTATAAGCGCTATAATAACTGATGCATTCATTACATTAAATTTTGATTCAATAAAAATACCATATTAGCGAGTCTTATAAATAAAAATAGGCTTCTCATTTTACAAAATGAGAAGCCTATTAAATAATTAACTAGTTATCTGTATTATCTACCTAGCGTGTATGTACCTTTTTCTGGTATCTCTATATAATATTTCTTTCTTGAACTATTATTGAGTTTAGTCTCACGCAACCAAGGATTGTGAAGTTTAAGAAGCTTATAGTTAATGTCAAAGCGCTCTGCAAATTTTACGAAATCTGTCACTGCTGTATCGACCTCCACTTTATAAGTAGGCACCTCTGCATATAAATCCTCTGCTCTAAAGTTGAAACCATACTTCTTTGGATTGCTTAAAATCTCCTTAAGTGCAATAATTCTAAATACGTAACGCCCCGTTTCTTCTCCTAAAAGCAAATCGTAGTAATCTTGTACATTTTGTTCTTCAAAACGACGAGAAACACCGTAATTACCAGCATTATAAGCTGCTGCTGCAGCCGTCCAATTGCCAAACTTCTCCTTAGACTGCTTTAAATATTTACAAGCAGCACGTGTAGACTTCTCCACATGATATCTTTCATCCACATTATCATTTACCTCTAGACCGTATTCTCTTCCAGTTTCTTTGAGAATTTGCCAGAAACCAGTGGCTCTAGCAGGAGAAACTGCTTGTGTTAGTCCGCTTTCAATTACTGCTAGATATTTAAGATCATCTGGCACACCTTCCTCTGCTAGAATCTTTTCTATCGTTGGAAAATACTTATTTGCTCTTTTAAAAATGAGCAGCGCGTTAGACTGCCAGTAAGTATTAACCAAAAGCTCACGATCCATACGTTCTCTAATGTCAGGATTTTCTACAGGAACTGCCTCTCCTGCAAAGTTTAATCCATCTGGCATTGGGATCGCATACACGTTATAGTCATTAAGTAACTTCTTTGATGTCATTTTTTCATTCTGCACCTCTCCTTTTTCTTCTACCACTTCTTCTTGTGGTGCTTGTGCAGAGTTTATAACTAGGCCTGCAATAGCTACTACTGCAATACCTGCAACAACTTTCTTTATCATTATCATCATCTTTTCTATTTTAAATCAATGTAATCATTTTCAATCAGTTCGATTAAGTTTTTATTAAACCATTTTGCTCGAGTTATCACCATAATGTGAGTCCCTCCTTCTATATTAATACAGTTATCTATATACTTCACTGGGAAGACCTTATCTGCACTTCCGTGTATGTGAATAATTCCTGGCGGCGCAATTTCTTGATCCCAACAGACCATTTCTTTTACTGCCCAACTCAAGTATCTTCTATCATTCATAGATAGGTACTTTTTATATAGTGCCACTCTATTTTTTATGGTCTCGCCAAAGGCATATTTTGCTAGTGTATCTATATCTTCTACTAATCTCGTAGGCAATATGTTGTATAACTTTAGCTTTCGCGAAAGCTTCATTCTACGTGGTAACTCATGCTTAGTTTTAACACTACTTACAATAATAAGCTTTGCCACTTCGATGTGCTTTGCCATTTCTTGTACGAGTATCCCGCCAAAACTAACGCCTAGCAATACGACATTGTCATGCTTAATATGAGTTGTCATTCTCAAGGCATAGTCTTGTAGTGACTCATTTACCTCTGGAATGAACCATTCTAGCAAATGAATTTGATAAGAATCCTCGGGTAACTTTATATTCTCAAAAATAGAAGGATTGGCCGCCATACCTGGCATTAAATACACGTGCGTCATCTAACTTATAAGTAAGGGTTTAACATAAGAGAAGCGCTCTATTTCGGGAATTTTTTATACATTTGCAAGACTTTCTCAAAAAGAAATTATTAAGATTTGATTATCTTATTATTTCTTGCCTCTTAGGGGTCAAAATTAAGGAGAGATTTCTAATAACCCCGTTAATAATTTTACAAATACTTTAAATATTTTTCAAAATTTATGGAAGCGACGACAGCAGTTGAATTGACAGATAATGAGTTCCAAAGACAGTTTGAAGCAACATTTGCAGGGAAAATGGCAAAAATGGAATACTCGTTACAAGAGCGTAAAATCTTCCTGACAAAAATCTTCATGCCAGAAGGCACAGAGGAGCACATGAATGAATTTATTATAGCAGTATTTAATGAAGTTGCAGAGAGAGAAATAAGCCTCGTACCTACGAGTCCTGAAATTGCAAAATTCATGCGTTCTAACAGACGTAAATACAAAAAATTACTACCTGTAGGAATTAACATATAGGTGATCTTATTCTATTTAAAAACCACTCCATGAGTGGTTTTTTTATGCAATATTGCGAGATTACCTTGAAACATATATCCTATAAAATTTTACACTATTTATGATAGAAAAAAATATACCCTACACACATACTAATACATACTCCACCCTTAACGAGCTATCAGAAAAAACTAAGAATGTTTGGTTCGTTTTTCACGGCATGGGTTACTTGTCAAGATATTTTATCAATTACTTCAAGGAGCTTCCACCAGAAGAGAATTACATCATAGCCCCACAAGCACCTAGTAAATATTACCAAGACAAACGTTTTAAATATGTAGGTGCTAGCTGGCTTACTAAAGAAAACACAGAAACAGAGAAGAACAATGTTTTTAACTACCTTGATGAGCTATGGGATATGGAACTAGCAACTATCGACAAAAGTGCCGTAAACGTGATCATGATGGGGTATTCTCAAGGTGTATCTATCGTCACCAGATGGATTGCTTCTAGAAAAATAGATTGCTCCTATCTTCTGTTACATTCTGGCGCAATACCAGCTGAGTTGAATCCGACGGATTTTGAGCATCTTTCTAACACCACTCCAGTCACATATATTTATGGAGATAAAGACGAATATATCACAGAAGCTCGTGTTACAGAACAACATCTCAACGGTTCTGCTCTTTTTGGAAATCGTCTTGAAGTTGTTGTATTTTCTGGTATTCATGAGGTTCACACAGCATTCTTCCCGAAGATATTAACTGCACTGGAAGAGTAAATTAATGGTGTAGGTTACGCTTTCGCGAAAGCGTAAAACAAAAAAATCGGCAACTCATTGAATTGCCGATTTTGTTATTTAATGAAATGCTTATTAATAACCAGTGATTTCAAATTCACTACGTCTGTTAAGCTGATGATCATCTTCTGTACACTTACCTACAGGACAGTTAATCACAGGCTTTGTATCGCCATATCCTTGATATTGTATTCTTGAAGCATCGATTCCTTTACTAACTAGGTAGTCAAAGGTACTTTTTGCTCTTTTTTCTGATAGCGGCATATTATATGCGGCTGGACCACGACTATCTGTGTGAGAGCTTATTTTTATTTTAATGCGCTTGTATTTGGTAAGCTTAGCAGCCAGTCTATCAAGTACAGCTTGCGAATCTTCACGCACCACATGTAAATCAAAATCAAAATAAATAGGAGCTACATCCATAAATAGCTTACCTTCCTTCTCCACAACCTGTGGTGCATTTACATCTGTAAGCAACTCAAAACGACTTGGATCTTTCTCTTTAAGGTCTTTAGAAAGATTTTTCTCTTTCATAAGAGCAAGCTCACTGTCTGTAAATATCCTCTTTACTTTGATTACATAAGGTGCTGTCTGTATACCTCGTATTTGAATATCCATACGTCCTTCTTCATGATTATCTCCAGAAGCTATAAACGTATAATCGTCTACAGTAAGTGGTACTTGGAAAGGTGCAGCATCCTCTTTACGGTCTGCATAAACTTCTTTCCCTTGATATCCTAGGATCTTTATTGCCGCATCTGAGATAAGTTCATCAGTATCTGCGTCACGTATTTCAAACTGCGTTTTAAACTCGCGAGTTATGATTTCTCCAGTTTGTACAAAGCTATAGATATCGTCATCTGTTCCATTACGATTAGTGGCATACAATCCGTTATTATCAGAATAGTAACTTAGACTAAAATCATCATATTTAGAATTAATAGGTGCTCCTAGGTTAATAGGCTCTGTGAACCCTTTTACTGTGAGTGGTGCTACAAAAATATCAAGTAAACCTAAACCTAAACGTCCATCTGTAGAAAAATATAAATCTCCTGTGTTCGAAACAAATGGAAATTGCTCTCTATGAATAGTATTAATTGTAGGCCCTAAATTTACCGGAGTACTATACGTCCCATCTAGCTGTACGGTTACATAGTAGATATCAAACCCGCCAAGACCTCCTTCCATATCTGAGGCAAAGTACAAACGCTTTCCATCTCTAGTAAGTGTAGGATGCATGTAAGAATAATTTTCATTTACAAATGACAGACGTTCTGCATCTCTCCATATTCCATCAATACGAACACTTTTATAAAGATGAACCCTATTAGTTTGTTCTTCATCAAACATCTTCCCGCTATCTCCATTTTTATAAGCACTACGAGATAAGTACATCTCATCGCCTGCTGTGTTAAAACACAGATTACCATCATGAAGTGGTGAGTTTACTCCTTGCTTAAGTCTTACAGCTTCACCTGCGAGTTCATTTTTGTCATTTACTCGTACTCCGTAAATATCTAAGAATGGTCTTTGTGTAGTCTTAAAACGCCTTGCAAATAAGGTTCTAAGTACATCGTCATTTAATCTATCTGATGTAAAGAAAACACTATCTCCTACTCTTACGGGTCCAAAGTCGTCTGCTTCTGAGCTTATATTACTCTTGGTAGCGTCAAATTTTGGATTTTTCTTCATTAAATCTTCCAATAATTTAATAGCAGCGACTTTATCAAAGTCTTCACCTTTGTTTTTATAATAAATATCAAGGTAGTCAATACCCTGATCAGAATCTAAAGTAGTATTAAGTACGTGAAACATTTTGAAATTAAACTCATTATCATATGTTCTATCCTCGTCATTAAATCGCTGTCCTACTAGCTGATTAAGATATATAGAAGCGCTTCTATAATCTTGATCTAAATAGTAAGCGTCAATAAGTTTCCCTAGTATTTCTTTAGAGTTATTTTTTCTTAAAGCCACTTCATAATACTTTGCAGCACTAGCGTAGTCTCCCTTATTAAAAAAACGATCTCCCTTTTGTACTTGCCCAAATGCACCTGCACTTACACAGAGTATAATAAGTAATGTGTATATATTTTTCATCTTAGTAAAATCTTGGTGAGATGTAACGTTTTTGTACGCCTAGCAAATCAAATGTGTATAATAGTACTACCTCGTGACTTCCATTGTTAAAACGATTAAGATCGCTCACATTAAAGTCATAACTGTATCCTATTTTTAAATCATTTGTAATATTAAATCCTGCTAGTGCTGCGATAGCATCTTGATGTCTGTATGAAACACCGAGTTCAAATTTCTCGTCATACAAAGCATTTAGCGAAAGGTCGTAGGTTAATGGTGCCCCGCTTATCCATTTTGCAACAGCAGAAGGCTTTATTTTAAGCACATCACTCACATCATACACGTAACCTGCCATTAAATATGCAGTAGGATCCTTCTTATATAGAATAGAGGAATCACCATTGCCTAAATTATTTTC includes:
- a CDS encoding redoxin domain-containing protein translates to MRKFLLLLVFIAITNLTAQNSQMFFSEALDAHLPSYLLQAEEAIRNLEQDKVKVLFDDLVEDKLVGSLMNNFKVKTTSKKSKSLADYNKPVMLLTYSSWRISSKGEQAALNELANHYGDDVAIVLLFWGDVKQVKKLSKDYDRNIDILYVDDSDNNYSLVIKNLKHSLGLPLAYTITSDKEIIDIKRRLSNKLSQDEALSTTNNFKLYKGMLTELLYNQQLLSDDPIVIN
- a CDS encoding alpha/beta hydrolase; the encoded protein is MIEKNIPYTHTNTYSTLNELSEKTKNVWFVFHGMGYLSRYFINYFKELPPEENYIIAPQAPSKYYQDKRFKYVGASWLTKENTETEKNNVFNYLDELWDMELATIDKSAVNVIMMGYSQGVSIVTRWIASRKIDCSYLLLHSGAIPAELNPTDFEHLSNTTPVTYIYGDKDEYITEARVTEQHLNGSALFGNRLEVVVFSGIHEVHTAFFPKILTALEE
- a CDS encoding sulfite exporter TauE/SafE family protein — translated: MNASVIIALIAIGLIAGVLSGIMGVGGGVIMIPLMIMLLHFNQHEAQGTSLAVLAVPVTFLAAYNYYNEGYVNWKYAAVIAVFFVVGGFLGSKLAVNLDQKTLKRIFGAVLLVLSIKMLWGK
- a CDS encoding alpha/beta fold hydrolase, which translates into the protein MTHVYLMPGMAANPSIFENIKLPEDSYQIHLLEWFIPEVNESLQDYALRMTTHIKHDNVVLLGVSFGGILVQEMAKHIEVAKLIIVSSVKTKHELPRRMKLSRKLKLYNILPTRLVEDIDTLAKYAFGETIKNRVALYKKYLSMNDRRYLSWAVKEMVCWDQEIAPPGIIHIHGSADKVFPVKYIDNCINIEGGTHIMVITRAKWFNKNLIELIENDYIDLK
- a CDS encoding OstA-like protein, whose translation is MKNYFYILLTGMFLCSAFAKAQQNQPKEILIESDIERINEEEFPGAIIFQKSNKQVYIQHEGAEMWCDLAFYYKDENFVKAYRNVRLKQGDSISMRGRYIEYNGDTKFAYAAGDVFLKKDTTTVTTDTMYFNRISQQAYYRTGGVVTSPNSKITSRVGRYYIEQDKISFINDVVVTNTEYVINSEQLDFYSVPEHAYLYGPTTITSSTSKVYCERGFYDTANDYGYFVKNSRIDYDNRQVYGDSLYFDRARNFASATNNIKVLDTLNRSLIKGHYAEVYRAKDSVLITQRAVAITVEDNDSVYVHGDRLLLTGKPENRIIRAFKNVKLYKSNMSGKSDSLHSNQRTGLTQMIGKPILWSEKSQITGDSIHLLNNLETEKVDSLKVFDNAFIAQKDTISGFNQVKGQKLYGFFDDENQLKQVDIINNAETIMYMREENGDLTGIDRGTSARIEITFFENTIDEINKLKSPGGTIFPESQFKNEPQTFEGFNWRGDEELLSKEDIFRGESPFVLTKIQGIPLPEIDEGFFSTSDDSTIKPLSTSSDIKEGTLENREENKPKYGQENLDEKSKIEKDALIERNQNTSTQRAQSPTLKTTPRLLKPVKKDGN
- a CDS encoding lytic transglycosylase domain-containing protein produces the protein MIMIKKVVAGIAVVAIAGLVINSAQAPQEEVVEEKGEVQNEKMTSKKLLNDYNVYAIPMPDGLNFAGEAVPVENPDIRERMDRELLVNTYWQSNALLIFKRANKYFPTIEKILAEEGVPDDLKYLAVIESGLTQAVSPARATGFWQILKETGREYGLEVNDNVDERYHVEKSTRAACKYLKQSKEKFGNWTAAAAAYNAGNYGVSRRFEEQNVQDYYDLLLGEETGRYVFRIIALKEILSNPKKYGFNFRAEDLYAEVPTYKVEVDTAVTDFVKFAERFDINYKLLKLHNPWLRETKLNNSSRKKYYIEIPEKGTYTLGR